A window from Methylocystis sp. MJC1 encodes these proteins:
- a CDS encoding L,D-transpeptidase family protein produces MHKSAILPLSLCLALGAAFSARAETGQAEWAQRYDADARLTVSRSTTPILSEATVAATEAAIERYREIVANGGWAAVPNQQLRLGSNGPAVSALRRRLIVSGDIGAETGTSPVFDSYVEAAVRRFQARHGIIETGVVNQQTLTALNVPAETRLRQLETNLVRLRSFSHDLGNRYVTANIPAAQVETVEAGQVVSHHIAGVGKIDRQSPVMQTKAYQVNFNPFWTVPASVIRKDLIPKMQADPNYLHDNHIRVYNKEGQELQPEQINWRSLDALNYKFRQDIGGDFNSLGVVRIDIANPYGVYMHDTPAKGVFGDDYRFVSSGCIRLQNVRDYVAFLLRETPGWDRDAIDRAIASGERIDVKINPAVPVYWVYITAWGTPDGITQFREDIYQRDGLNARVADAPDYSQTPVTQAAAPQAIGPRPRGEPLLPRDDQ; encoded by the coding sequence GTGCATAAATCGGCGATACTTCCCCTTTCCCTCTGCCTCGCGCTCGGCGCGGCCTTCTCCGCGCGCGCGGAGACCGGGCAGGCCGAATGGGCTCAGCGCTACGACGCCGACGCGCGTCTGACCGTGTCGCGCTCGACCACCCCGATCCTTTCCGAAGCGACTGTCGCCGCGACCGAAGCCGCGATCGAACGTTACCGTGAAATCGTCGCCAATGGTGGCTGGGCGGCGGTGCCGAACCAGCAATTGCGGCTCGGCTCCAACGGCCCGGCGGTGTCGGCGCTGCGCCGCCGCCTCATCGTCTCGGGCGACATCGGCGCCGAAACCGGCACGAGCCCGGTTTTCGATTCCTATGTCGAGGCCGCAGTGCGCCGCTTCCAGGCCCGCCACGGCATTATCGAAACCGGCGTCGTCAACCAGCAGACGCTCACTGCGCTGAATGTCCCCGCCGAGACGCGTCTGCGCCAGCTCGAGACCAATCTCGTGCGCCTGCGCAGCTTCTCGCATGATCTCGGCAATCGCTACGTCACCGCCAATATTCCGGCGGCGCAGGTCGAGACGGTGGAGGCGGGTCAGGTCGTCTCGCATCATATCGCGGGCGTGGGCAAGATCGACCGCCAGTCGCCGGTGATGCAGACCAAGGCCTATCAGGTCAATTTCAACCCGTTCTGGACGGTGCCCGCCTCGGTCATACGCAAGGATTTGATCCCCAAGATGCAGGCGGACCCCAACTACCTGCACGACAACCATATCCGCGTCTACAACAAGGAAGGCCAGGAGCTGCAGCCCGAGCAGATCAACTGGCGCTCGCTCGACGCGCTCAATTACAAGTTCCGCCAGGACATTGGCGGCGACTTCAACTCGCTCGGCGTGGTGCGCATCGACATCGCCAACCCTTACGGCGTCTATATGCATGACACGCCGGCCAAGGGCGTGTTCGGCGACGACTATCGCTTCGTCTCCTCGGGCTGCATCCGCCTGCAGAATGTGCGCGATTACGTCGCCTTCCTGCTGCGCGAAACGCCGGGCTGGGACCGCGACGCCATCGACCGCGCCATTGCCTCGGGCGAGCGCATCGACGTGAAGATCAACCCCGCCGTGCCGGTCTATTGGGTGTATATCACCGCCTGGGGCACGCCGGATGGGATCACCCAGTTCCGCGAGGACATCTATCAGCGCGACGGGCTGAACGCGCGGGTCGCCGACGCGCCGGATTATTCGCAGACTCCGGTGACGCAAGCCGCGGCGCCGCAGGCGATCGGCCCACGGCCGCGCGGCGAGCCCCTGCTGCCGCGCGACGACCAGTAA
- a CDS encoding LemA family protein — protein sequence MAPFLIAFICLCIATAVLAGSYLRLRSLDAQCKAAAEEVDAELANWHAMLPALAGVMRAFAPQERLAVDMVARLHASGRRAPSPQARLLAEARLGDGVHNLIARAQATPQLQRLGDFHELQAALEETERRLAAARRRLATATADYNHALTRFPECLFAGRLRLTPRAFYDIAVDNVLAEETPA from the coding sequence ATGGCGCCGTTTCTGATCGCTTTTATTTGCCTTTGCATCGCTACGGCCGTGTTGGCGGGCAGCTATCTGCGCCTCCGGTCTCTGGACGCGCAATGCAAGGCCGCCGCCGAGGAAGTCGACGCCGAGCTCGCCAATTGGCACGCGATGCTTCCGGCGCTTGCCGGCGTGATGCGCGCCTTCGCGCCGCAGGAGCGCTTGGCCGTCGATATGGTCGCGCGGCTTCACGCCTCGGGGCGGCGCGCGCCGTCTCCTCAGGCGCGGCTCCTGGCCGAGGCCCGGCTCGGCGACGGCGTCCATAATCTCATCGCCCGGGCGCAGGCGACCCCGCAACTTCAAAGGCTCGGCGATTTCCATGAGTTGCAGGCCGCGCTCGAAGAAACCGAACGCCGTCTCGCCGCCGCGCGCCGGCGGCTCGCGACGGCGACCGCTGATTACAACCACGCTCTGACGCGCTTTCCTGAATGCCTGTTTGCCGGGCGCCTGCGCCTAACGCCGCGCGCCTTCTACGATATCGCCGTTGACAACGTCCTGGCGGAGGAAACGCCGGCCTGA
- a CDS encoding arginyltransferase has protein sequence MTREPRDAPQFYLTSPAPCPYLPGRAERKVFTHLIGLRAPALNDTLTQSGFRRSQTIAYRPACEHCRACVSVRVKIEEFVPSRTQRRGMRCNADIVGEARPARATPEQYALFRRYVATRHSDGGMADMSMVDYQMMIEDSHVDTRLIEYRVLPDAQDGNADRLIACCLTDRLADGLSMVYSFYEPQLEDRSLGTFMILDHMRRARVAGLKNLYLGYWVEGSRKMAYKARFLPQERLGTDGWVRVD, from the coding sequence GTGACCAGAGAACCTCGCGACGCGCCACAGTTCTATCTCACCTCGCCGGCGCCGTGCCCCTATCTGCCGGGGCGGGCGGAGCGCAAGGTGTTCACGCATCTTATCGGCCTTCGGGCGCCGGCGCTCAACGACACGCTGACCCAATCCGGCTTCCGCCGCTCGCAGACCATCGCCTATCGTCCGGCCTGCGAACATTGCCGGGCCTGCGTGTCGGTGCGGGTCAAGATCGAGGAATTCGTTCCCTCGCGCACGCAGCGCCGCGGAATGCGCTGCAACGCCGACATTGTCGGAGAGGCCCGCCCGGCGCGGGCGACGCCGGAGCAATATGCGCTTTTCCGTCGTTACGTCGCGACCCGCCACTCGGACGGCGGCATGGCCGACATGAGCATGGTCGATTACCAAATGATGATCGAGGATAGCCATGTCGACACGCGGCTGATCGAGTATCGCGTCTTGCCGGACGCACAGGACGGCAACGCCGACCGCCTCATCGCCTGCTGCCTCACCGATCGGCTCGCCGACGGCCTGTCGATGGTCTATTCTTTCTACGAACCGCAGCTCGAGGACCGTTCGCTCGGCACCTTCATGATCCTCGACCATATGAGGCGCGCCCGCGTGGCGGGTCTGAAAAATCTTTACCTCGGCTATTGGGTCGAGGGCTCGCGCAAGATGGCCTATAAGGCGCGCTTCCTCCCGCAGGAGAGACTGGGGACGGACGGCTGGGTGCGGGTGGATTGA
- a CDS encoding RDD family protein, translated as MAGDGDFGGYSRGAPPPYARAQGPYIPAPALEGVRTRRIMAVGLDLILVSGLAVALFLGLFILSFGMSALLLPPIFPIVAFFYNGLTVSGWRRATPGMAFMDLEIRTMQGMPVPFLQAAVHAVLFYVTWMFPPLFLVSFITSDKRCLHDILADVIVLRRSA; from the coding sequence ATGGCCGGCGACGGCGACTTTGGCGGCTATTCCAGGGGCGCACCGCCGCCCTATGCGCGGGCGCAGGGCCCCTATATTCCGGCCCCGGCGCTCGAAGGCGTGCGCACCCGGCGGATCATGGCGGTGGGGCTCGACCTCATCCTGGTCTCGGGCCTGGCGGTGGCGCTCTTTCTCGGGCTTTTCATCTTGAGCTTCGGCATGTCGGCGCTGCTGCTGCCGCCGATTTTTCCGATCGTAGCCTTCTTCTACAACGGGCTGACGGTCTCCGGCTGGCGCAGGGCGACGCCTGGCATGGCCTTCATGGATCTCGAAATACGGACCATGCAGGGCATGCCCGTGCCTTTCCTGCAGGCGGCCGTCCATGCGGTGCTCTTCTACGTGACCTGGATGTTCCCGCCGCTGTTCCTGGTGTCCTTCATCACCAGCGACAAACGATGCCTGCACGACATTCTGGCGGATGTGATCGTGCTGCGGCGATCGGCGTGA
- a CDS encoding DUF2312 domain-containing protein yields the protein MDTNAVDASAVDGGHLRAFVERIEKLEEEKRAIADDIKDVYAEAKGTGFDPKIIRKIVSLRRQDKHKRQEEEEILELYLSALGME from the coding sequence ATGGACACCAATGCGGTGGACGCCAGCGCCGTCGACGGCGGCCATTTGCGCGCCTTTGTCGAGCGAATCGAAAAGCTCGAAGAGGAAAAGCGCGCTATCGCCGACGACATCAAGGATGTCTACGCCGAAGCCAAGGGAACCGGTTTCGATCCGAAGATCATCCGTAAGATCGTCTCCCTGCGCCGCCAGGACAAGCATAAGCGCCAGGAAGAGGAAGAGATTTTAGAGCTTTACCTCTCTGCGCTCGGCATGGAATAG
- a CDS encoding outer membrane beta-barrel protein has translation MAALCAALAMAVAAPARGQALTQPKASSPLSALAGQDKPPLRRLDSAGASSVPQEGSLALGQDPGVPKAANYGAPVKRQKLPKPYPPRRAPYPPPFLPKTPLPALEPYKSSYVAKRQALRLRSTYAPPGQQLLAPAPPVTVAAEPTIKTKPKPKVEPNPYDPLGVAVGSTLLFPYVQASGGYDDNPNRLAPSYNPRGSMLFRGEGGLQVKSNWSRHSLEGELRGGYSEYFDYPAASRPDAQGAMAARYDLTRDTTLDLRGRLQLDTQRPGAPAISADQSSVYVVNRPIILGVGTQGGVTQKFGRIEVSLRGTYDRVWYQNAQYSNGTTLNLASTSYNDFGALLRTSYEVTPDLKPFVEGTVDRRIHDSPIDFNGFYRDSTGYIIRGGATFNVTEMVKGEVSGGYGQRNYADFRLAELRGPVIDAALIYTPSALTTLTLRGSTTMNETTLAYASGVLTRSITATLSHDLMRNLNVTFTGGYFTNDYQSSNSPIVVAAAAASGATLNVHERGGSAAVRLEYKLTRTITLRGSFTHEQLSSSFRNAGYSANVYLLGLRFQL, from the coding sequence TTGGCTGCGCTCTGCGCCGCATTGGCCATGGCTGTTGCGGCGCCTGCCCGCGGCCAGGCCTTGACGCAACCTAAGGCGAGCTCGCCCCTCTCGGCGCTTGCGGGGCAGGACAAGCCGCCGCTACGCCGCCTGGATTCCGCCGGCGCCTCCTCCGTTCCCCAAGAGGGGAGCCTGGCCTTGGGGCAGGACCCCGGCGTTCCCAAGGCGGCCAATTACGGCGCGCCGGTGAAACGGCAAAAGCTGCCCAAGCCTTACCCGCCGCGGCGCGCGCCCTATCCGCCGCCTTTCTTGCCGAAAACGCCGCTGCCGGCGCTGGAGCCATACAAATCCTCCTATGTCGCCAAGCGGCAGGCTTTGCGGCTGCGGTCGACCTATGCGCCGCCCGGTCAGCAGCTTCTCGCGCCTGCGCCCCCCGTGACGGTCGCCGCCGAGCCGACGATCAAGACCAAGCCAAAGCCAAAGGTCGAGCCGAACCCCTATGATCCGCTCGGCGTCGCTGTCGGCTCGACGCTGCTGTTTCCTTACGTCCAGGCGTCCGGCGGCTATGATGACAACCCCAACCGCCTGGCTCCGAGCTACAATCCGCGCGGCTCGATGCTGTTTCGGGGCGAAGGCGGGCTGCAGGTTAAATCCAACTGGTCGCGCCACAGCCTCGAAGGCGAATTGCGCGGGGGCTATTCGGAATATTTCGACTATCCGGCCGCGAGCCGCCCGGACGCCCAAGGCGCGATGGCCGCGCGCTACGACCTGACGCGCGACACCACGCTCGATCTGCGCGGACGTCTGCAGCTCGATACGCAGCGGCCCGGCGCGCCGGCGATCTCCGCCGATCAGTCGAGCGTCTATGTCGTCAACCGGCCGATCATACTTGGGGTCGGAACCCAGGGCGGCGTCACGCAGAAATTCGGGCGGATCGAGGTTTCGCTACGCGGCACTTATGATCGCGTCTGGTATCAGAACGCGCAATATTCGAACGGCACGACGCTCAATCTTGCATCGACGAGCTACAACGACTTTGGCGCGCTTCTGCGAACCTCCTATGAGGTAACGCCGGATCTGAAGCCTTTCGTGGAAGGGACCGTCGACAGGCGCATTCACGACTCGCCGATCGACTTCAACGGCTTCTATCGCGATAGCACCGGCTACATCATCCGCGGCGGCGCCACCTTCAACGTCACGGAAATGGTGAAGGGCGAGGTTTCCGGCGGATATGGCCAAAGAAATTACGCCGACTTCCGTCTGGCGGAGCTGCGCGGGCCGGTAATCGACGCCGCGCTCATCTATACGCCCTCTGCGCTCACGACGCTGACGCTGCGCGGCTCGACGACAATGAACGAAACCACGCTCGCCTACGCCAGCGGCGTGCTGACGCGTTCGATCACCGCGACGCTCTCGCATGACCTGATGCGAAACCTCAACGTCACCTTTACGGGCGGTTATTTCACCAACGACTATCAGAGCTCGAACTCGCCCATCGTCGTGGCCGCGGCCGCCGCTTCGGGCGCAACCCTGAACGTCCACGAACGTGGCGGCAGCGCCGCCGTCCGGCTGGAATACAAGCTGACGCGAACGATCACGCTGCGCGGCAGCTTCACCCATGAGCAACTCAGCAGCTCGTTCCGCAACGCCGGTTATTCGGCCAATGTTTATCTCCTGGGCTTGAGGTTCCAGCTTTGA
- a CDS encoding lipopolysaccharide biosynthesis protein, protein MWMMIPFILNSLLNFVVGLLVAKFLGPAEYGRFVLALSVAVVAQTFVFDWLRLAATRYYSEQDRKDHPEIRSTLDAAFAALAALAIVAALLLYALRLDLPLDHDLAALAVGVSLSNALFDTATALVRARFHDKAYSALVIAKNVLAFSLTVGGAFVFGSANVALVGMMISVGGCLIVARGELADPKTSFRLAQRRLAARFLAYGAPIVLAAVLYQIVPLINRTLLARDHGFAEVGQISLAFETGVRIVGAIGSAIDVILFQLAVHTERTAGADAARAQISRNLGVVFAIVAPAVAGSWLILPSFEALFAPENFRGQFAHYFALMTPALFAFAMTNYGVNTAFQLAHRLTPLIAAALIALLADLLAVMLLPATADATRFAYAQSISSVAGFATLAAMLFLLEPMWPRARDVVGAVVATVAMLLLGAPMRAMTPGVVTLAMQILAGAAVYGVVTYAFDVADLRGMILPSVMRRLRRTKAEARS, encoded by the coding sequence ATGTGGATGATGATTCCCTTCATCCTCAACAGCCTGCTGAATTTCGTCGTCGGGCTGCTCGTCGCCAAATTTCTGGGGCCGGCGGAATATGGACGTTTCGTCCTTGCGCTTTCCGTCGCCGTCGTCGCCCAGACCTTCGTCTTCGATTGGCTCCGCCTCGCGGCGACGCGCTATTACTCGGAACAAGACCGGAAGGACCATCCGGAAATCCGCTCGACGCTCGATGCAGCCTTTGCTGCGCTCGCAGCGCTCGCCATTGTGGCGGCGCTCCTCCTCTATGCGTTGCGGCTGGATCTCCCGCTCGATCACGACCTCGCCGCGCTTGCTGTCGGGGTCTCGCTCTCCAACGCGCTTTTCGACACAGCGACCGCGCTCGTTCGCGCGCGTTTCCACGACAAGGCCTATAGCGCTTTGGTGATCGCCAAGAACGTGCTCGCATTCTCGCTGACGGTTGGCGGCGCTTTCGTGTTCGGCTCCGCCAATGTGGCGCTTGTCGGCATGATGATTTCGGTCGGCGGCTGCCTCATTGTGGCGCGGGGCGAGCTTGCCGATCCGAAGACGAGCTTTCGCCTGGCGCAGCGCCGGCTTGCGGCGCGCTTTCTGGCCTATGGCGCGCCGATCGTCCTTGCCGCCGTGCTTTATCAGATCGTGCCGCTCATCAACCGCACGCTGCTGGCGCGGGATCACGGTTTCGCGGAGGTGGGGCAGATTTCGCTCGCCTTCGAGACCGGAGTGCGCATCGTCGGCGCGATTGGCTCGGCGATCGACGTCATTCTCTTCCAGCTTGCCGTGCATACGGAGCGGACGGCGGGAGCCGACGCGGCGCGGGCGCAGATTTCCCGCAATTTAGGCGTTGTCTTTGCGATCGTCGCGCCCGCGGTTGCTGGCTCTTGGCTCATTCTCCCGAGCTTCGAGGCGCTCTTCGCGCCCGAGAATTTCCGAGGCCAGTTCGCGCATTACTTCGCGCTGATGACGCCCGCGCTCTTCGCCTTCGCCATGACGAATTACGGCGTGAACACCGCCTTTCAGCTCGCGCATCGATTGACGCCGTTGATCGCAGCGGCGTTGATCGCCTTGCTCGCCGATCTCCTGGCCGTCATGCTGCTGCCGGCGACTGCGGACGCCACGCGCTTTGCTTATGCGCAATCCATTTCTTCTGTGGCTGGTTTTGCGACGCTTGCCGCCATGCTTTTCTTGCTGGAGCCAATGTGGCCCCGCGCCCGTGATGTCGTCGGAGCCGTGGTTGCGACAGTGGCCATGCTTCTCCTGGGCGCGCCGATGCGCGCCATGACGCCGGGCGTCGTTACGCTCGCAATGCAAATTCTTGCTGGCGCCGCTGTTTATGGCGTCGTCACTTATGCCTTCGACGTCGCGGATCTGCGTGGGATGATCTTGCCGAGTGTCATGAGGCGGCTGCGACGGACAAAAGCCGAGGCGCGCTCATAA
- a CDS encoding glycosyltransferase family 2 protein, which yields MKIVVAIATTGRPHIVGQCLQRFAKFTGELHRLLVIGASPEDAPIPAGEAEFHVARARGLTIQRNHALDLVGEDADILIFVDDDYVPGKGFIDGVRRLFTEHPDIVAASGHLIADGIHDREPLDFAQADALVAAYSPPNDIRMSDETGTYGCNMAFRLAAAPQARFDENLSLYGWLEDTDFSALYARVGRVVRTNSFAGVHLGVRSGRTSGVRLGYSQIANPLYLLRKGTVSARFVMNLASRNFLANLIKSLVPEPGIDRYGRLRGNLLALLDLARGRCDPRRVLEL from the coding sequence ATGAAGATCGTCGTCGCAATCGCCACCACCGGGCGGCCGCATATCGTCGGGCAGTGCCTGCAGCGTTTCGCGAAATTCACTGGTGAACTGCATCGCCTGCTGGTGATAGGCGCGTCTCCCGAAGACGCGCCGATCCCGGCCGGCGAAGCGGAGTTCCATGTCGCGCGCGCGCGCGGACTCACAATCCAACGCAATCACGCCTTGGACCTTGTGGGGGAGGATGCGGATATCCTCATCTTCGTCGACGACGATTATGTGCCCGGCAAAGGCTTCATCGATGGCGTCAGGCGTTTGTTCACCGAGCATCCAGACATTGTGGCCGCCTCGGGCCATCTGATCGCCGACGGCATTCACGATCGCGAGCCGCTCGATTTCGCCCAGGCCGACGCCCTCGTCGCCGCCTATTCGCCCCCTAACGATATCCGAATGAGCGACGAGACGGGCACATATGGCTGCAACATGGCCTTTCGCTTGGCCGCGGCGCCGCAGGCGCGGTTCGATGAAAATCTGTCGCTCTACGGATGGCTGGAGGATACCGACTTCTCGGCGCTTTACGCGCGGGTGGGCCGCGTCGTCCGCACGAATTCATTCGCTGGGGTGCATCTCGGCGTTCGTTCCGGCCGGACGTCCGGCGTGCGGCTGGGCTATTCGCAGATCGCCAACCCGCTGTACCTCTTGCGCAAAGGAACCGTTTCTGCTCGCTTCGTCATGAATCTCGCGAGCAGGAATTTCCTGGCCAATCTCATCAAATCGCTCGTCCCCGAGCCCGGGATCGACCGCTATGGCAGATTGCGCGGCAATCTGCTTGCCTTGCTCGACCTGGCGCGCGGTCGCTGCGACCCGCGCCGGGTGCTGGAATTATGA
- a CDS encoding glycosyltransferase family 4 protein has translation MRIIVVTDHAHINGGLAKVAIDSAKGFARRGYRVDYFSAVGPVEPSLVEAGVSVTLLDQADVMSAPSLARFGAQWLWNAAAEHGLAGLLASCDPAQTIVHVHGWAKALSPSIGRALRRSGLPVVHTLHEFYLACPNGGFYDYGAARNCDYKAMSLGCIAHNCDSRGYHRKLMRIGRHALMLYASGLYETARHIISISKLQREVIAPYMPKDAVFYEVGNPIDVSDLGPKGDHAPADFVFVGRLSAEKGPRYFAQGARLAGVTPVFIGDGPEREGLEKEFPEAKFLGWRTPSEVREALRAARALVFPSVWYEGQPLTVYESLALGTPVIVSELCAGREAVVDGETGIWFKSSDAQSLAAAITRLKDDGLARRMAEAAYARYWAAPLTLDRHLDSVAAVYEKVQRHWRAAQSPA, from the coding sequence ATGCGCATCATTGTCGTGACCGATCACGCGCATATCAACGGCGGCCTCGCCAAGGTCGCCATAGACAGCGCCAAGGGCTTTGCGCGGCGCGGTTATCGCGTCGATTATTTTTCCGCAGTCGGCCCGGTTGAGCCAAGCCTCGTCGAGGCCGGCGTCTCGGTGACGCTGCTCGATCAAGCGGACGTGATGTCTGCACCTTCCCTGGCGCGTTTTGGCGCCCAATGGCTCTGGAACGCGGCGGCGGAGCATGGGCTCGCCGGTCTTCTCGCCTCTTGCGATCCCGCCCAGACGATCGTCCATGTGCATGGCTGGGCCAAGGCGCTCTCGCCCTCGATCGGCCGGGCGCTGAGGCGCTCGGGGCTGCCGGTGGTTCATACGCTGCATGAATTTTATCTCGCCTGCCCCAATGGCGGTTTTTACGACTACGGCGCGGCGCGCAACTGCGACTACAAAGCCATGTCGCTCGGATGCATCGCGCATAACTGCGACTCACGCGGATACCATCGCAAGCTGATGCGCATCGGGCGCCATGCGCTGATGCTCTATGCGAGCGGCCTCTATGAGACGGCGCGCCACATCATTTCCATCTCGAAGCTGCAGCGCGAGGTTATTGCGCCCTATATGCCGAAGGACGCCGTCTTCTATGAGGTCGGCAATCCGATCGATGTCTCGGACCTGGGACCGAAGGGCGACCATGCGCCGGCGGATTTCGTCTTCGTGGGCCGCCTCTCGGCGGAAAAGGGACCGCGTTATTTCGCCCAAGGCGCGCGCCTTGCAGGCGTCACGCCCGTCTTCATCGGCGATGGCCCCGAGCGCGAAGGGCTCGAAAAAGAATTCCCGGAAGCGAAATTTCTGGGTTGGCGGACCCCTTCGGAAGTGCGCGAGGCGCTGCGCGCCGCGCGGGCCCTCGTCTTCCCTTCCGTTTGGTATGAGGGCCAGCCGCTCACCGTCTATGAGTCGCTGGCGCTCGGCACGCCCGTGATCGTCAGCGAACTTTGCGCCGGTCGCGAGGCCGTCGTCGACGGCGAAACTGGCATCTGGTTCAAATCATCCGACGCCCAATCGCTCGCGGCGGCCATCACACGTCTCAAGGACGACGGCCTTGCGCGGCGGATGGCGGAGGCGGCCTATGCGCGCTATTGGGCGGCGCCGCTGACGCTCGATCGCCACCTCGATTCCGTCGCCGCCGTCTACGAGAAAGTGCAGCGGCATTGGCGCGCGGCGCAGAGCCCGGCTTAG